AGTTGCAGCGCGAGCAGAACGCCCAGCCCGAGTGTGGTAATCGTCGCCAGCAACAACAGCACTGCGAGTTTCATTCCTCAATCATGCTTTTGCCCCAGCCACAACATGACAATGGGGAGGAGGATACCCAGGGCGAGCGAAAGCCAGACGGGCCATTTGTGGCGGATGGTTCGAAACGCGAGAATGATGCCCAGAACGATCGTGATAATCAGGGCGACAGCCATCGCGACCACCAGGCAGCGAAACAGGTAGGTCGAGTAACCCGACGCCGAATCGGTGGGATAATACTGCTCGACGTGAACGCGATTCAGGCGGCTGACGAAATCGGTTGAATCACCAACTCCTTTGCGGCGGTCGGGATTGACGGTCTGGTACCAGCCCGTGGCAACATAAAAAATCAGCAGCGGCGCGAAGAAGCAGCCGAGATAAAGGTGAATGCGGCGCAGTGTTCTCATGTTCCAATCTGCTTCGATGGCCCATCCTGTTCAGCAACGGCAAGGAATCCCTTGCGCGTGCAGGCATCTCGTCCTATTTCCCGGCGCCTCATTCGGACACCACGGGAATCCAAATTTTCTGGCCAACTTTCAAAGTGGTCGGTTTGAGCCCGGGATTGGCATCTTGAATGAGTTTGATGGAGGTCTTTTTGCCATTCTTTTTGAACTCCTCGTTATGCGCGTTGGCGATGGCATTGAGTGTGTTGCCCGGCTGGATCACATACCAGACACCCTCCTGCGTCGGCGGGGGGGCCTCGGAGGTCTTGTCCGGTTTGTCCGACGATTTCTCAGCGGACTTGTCCCCGGTCTTTTCCGTCCCGGACAGGTTTTTGCTCCTTTTGGACGTTGCGGTCGGCGCGGGTGAATTCAGGATTTTCGTGATGTCCTTTTTCAGTTGCTCGAACTCCTCCCGAATCAATTTTTTGTCCGCCTCCCGTTTCTGCTCGATCTCTTCGATGGCCTTGGTGAGGCGGCCATATTCTTCACGCGTCACAAATTTACTCGTGTCAACCTTGTTGTCCTGGGCGCGCACGGCCCTGACCTCGTCCGCCAGCGCGCTGATCCGGCGCTGCAGGTCCGCCTGGCCGGTGGTCAACGCGTCCACGGCGGAATTCAGAAGTTTGTAGCGTTCCTCCGCCGCTTCGCGTTCGGCGGCGGCACGTGCAGCGTTGTCCTGGGCCAGACAGGTTGCGCTCAGACAGGCCGCGCCCAACAGCAAGGGGAGAATTCGTTTCATGCCGCGAAAATAGGAGCGTGTGCCACGCCGCGCAAGCGGGAAGAACTCAGGTGAAAGGCGGTGGCAAGGACTGCTGGCGAGGCGCCCTCCGCAATTTGAACTTTGAACTTTTCGCTTTGAACGTAATTTGTCGGCGTGAAGGTTTTGGAAGTCATTCAGCGTAGTTCCGAGTTTCTCGCCAAAAAGGGGGTCGAGTCGCCCCGTCTGCAAACCGAATTGTTGCTGTCCCACGTGCTTCGTGTACCGCGGTTGAATTTGTACCTCGATTTTGAACGGAAACTCAGCGAGGCCGATCTCGAATCCGTGCGCGAACTCGTCCGGCGGCGCGGCACTCGCGAACCGCTGCAGCACATCCTTGGTTCGGCCTCTTTTTGCGGGCTGGAGATCAAGGTTGGCCGCGATGTGCTCGTGCCGCGACCCGAGACCGAGTTGCTCGCCGAACGTGCCTGGGACTTTCTTTCGGCATGGCCGTCCGTCCATCCCATCGCACTGGACTTTGGCACGGGCAGCGGTTGCGTCGCCGTCGTGCTGGCTGCCAAATGTCCCGCCGCGCAGGTTCACGCCGTGGATGTCTCAGCCGAAGCGCTCCGGGTCGCGCAAGACAACGCCGTAATGAATGGCGTCGCTGACAAAATCAGGTTTCATCTGGGGGACGCTTTTGCGGCGTTGCCGACCGGCGTGCTGTTTGCTTTGATCGTGGCCAACCCGCCGTACATCCCGGTCGCGGAGATTGACACACTGGCGCCGGAAGTTCGCGATTACGATCCACGCCTGGCCCTGGACGGCGGACCGGACGGGCTCGACTTCTATCGCCGGCTGGCGAGGGAGGCGGCGAAATACCTGGAGCCCGCGGGGCGGATCATGTTGGAATTCGGCGACGGACAGGCGGACCGTATTCGCGAAATCTTTGCCGATCACAACTGGGTTGTCGAAAGAATTGAAGCCGATTACAGTGGCCGGCCAAGAATTCTTGTGGCCAGTGTGAAACGCGTCTGAGCGCCGGTTGTTGGCGGATTAAAAACATCAGGATTTTCATGGACAGTCTCTCGATCAAGGGCGGAGTGCCGCTGCACGGCGAGGTGACAATCAGCGGCGCGAAGAACGCCGCGCTGCCGATCATGGCTGCCACGTTGCTCACCGCCGAACCGTGCGTCATCCGGCGCGTGCCGGATTTGAGTGATGTCACATTCATGGGCCAGATCCTCACGTCCCTCGGAGCGAAGGTGAAACTGAGCGGCGATACTCTCACGGTGCATGCCGCAAAAATCAAAGGGGTTGGCGACTACGATTTGATCCGCAAAATGCGCGGGTCGATCTGCATTCTTGGCCCCCTGATAGGCCGGTTGCGCCGGGCGAGCGTCTCACTGCCGGGCGGCTGCGTCATCGGTCCTCGGCCGATCGACCTGCACCTGAAAGGGCTCAGCCAGTTGGGCGCGCGCATCACAATCGAAGGCGGATACGTCCGCGCCCGCGCACCTCGATTGGCCGGGGGCGACGTGTTCCTTGGCGGTCGCGCCGGACCCACTGTGCTCGGCACCGCCAACGTGATGATGGCCGCCGTGCTGGCCGACGGTGTGACCATCATTGAAAGCGCTGCATGCGAGCCGGAAGTCGTGGACCTGGCCTGTTTTTTGAACGCGATGGGGGCCCGAATTGTCGGGGCTGGCAGCCCGACTGTCACGATTACGGGAGTAAAGGAATTGCACGGCGCGGAGCACGACGTGATCCCTGACCGAATCGAAGCCGCCACGTTTGCCATCGCCGCCGCGGCCACAAACGGAGAGGTTTCACTGCTGGGCGCCCGTCCAGACCACATGCACGCGGTGCTCGACAAGTTGCGCGAGGCGGGCGTGAAGGTGGAGCGATGTGGTCCGGCGTTAAAAGTGAAACGCGGGGGAAGATTGAAACCCGTGGACATCACCACGCTCCCTTACGCCGGGTTCCCCACCGACGCCCAGGCGCAAATGATGGTGCTTATGGCACTCACACCCGGCATCGGTATCATCACAGAACGCATCTTCGAGTCGCGCTTCATGCATGTCAGCGAACTGGCGCGGCTCGGCGCGGATATCGGAATCGAGGGGCCCAGCGCGATCGTGAAAGGGGGCCGGCCGATGAGTGGCGCTCCGGTCATGGCCAGCGATCTGCGGGCCTCCGCCGCGCTGGTCATCGCAGGACTGGTGGCCAGGGGGACAACACTCGTGAAACGCATTTATCATCTGGACCGTGGCTACGAGAGGATCGACCAGAAACTGAAACAACTCGGCGCGCGCATCGAACGGGTGGAGGAAACATGAGACAGGTCCTCGGAATTCTGTTGATCATCGCCGCCGTCTGGGGTTGCAAGGAACTGTACAATTATTGGGAGCAGGTGAAAGCCAGGAAAGAGGTTGAAGATCGTGGTGGCGGGCCGCCACCTGCAGCAGTTGTCACGGCGCCAACGACGCTGACGGGACTGCCTGCCAATCTTGAATCCTCGCTGCAGGCCGCGCAAAAGCAGGGGGCCGCCGGACTGAAAAACTGGCTCAAGCATTATCGCCCTTACGTGAGTGATCCCCGGTTGGCTGCGATTGAACTCGACTACCTCGTGTTGATCAGTTCCACCGCCCCGCAGGAAGCTCGGCAGATTTTCGCCTCCGTCAAGCAGCGCACGCCGACCAATTCACCGGTTTACCCGCGCATCAAGCAACTGGAAAAGACGTATCAGTGACACTTTTGCGCTGGAATTCCCGGCTGCGGAGATCTACTTTCAGGCATATTCAACTCCAACCCCCGAGGTCCTTATGGATGTGACGTTTGTTTGTCCCAATTGCCGCCAGGAACTGGAAGCCGACGCTTCCCTGGCGGGAACGCAGATACAATGCCCCGCCTGCCACCATACGATCACCATCCCCGAGGCGGACCCGGCGACCGTCAAGGTCATGAATCCCATCGCTTCATCCGCCGCTGCCCGCGAGGAAAAACACTTTTCAGTACCCGTCCACGACACGCCCACCGAGTTGCTCATCCAAAAACCGCCGCCGCCGCTGGAAGTCGCCGCAAAGGAATCCGAGAAAACGCTGCGGGTGAAGACCATCAAGCGCACGGAGTGCGTGGAAGTCGGCCACGACAACTTCGACAAGGTGGTCAGTGAATTCCTCGCGAAGGTCGGCCACGAAAACATTGTGAGCATCAACACTCTCGCCTACACCCATCTGGACATCGGCTCGCAGAAACTGATGACCGACTTCGGCGTGTTGATCGTTTACAAGGGCTGAATAACCGGGCCGCGGCGACCCGCCCTGTGTTCGCGGGAAAACTCACGAGGGCTTTTTGAAACGCCCCCTGCCGTCGGAAGATTCCGTTACTTCATGGCCGCAAGCCGCGCTGAAAGGCGCGATTTTTTGCGGCTGGCATTGTTCGAATGCACTGCACCACTCTTGGCCGCCTTGTCCAGTGCTGACGAAACCGCGCGCAGCGCGGGGGACGCCTCGTCCCGCTTTCCAGCTGTCACGAGCGAGAGATAGTTTTTCTCAAGAGTTTTGAGCCGCGAGTGGACGCTTTGATTGTGTAGGTGCCGGCGCGCGTTGCTGTGCATGCGGCGGATGGCTGACTTGGTGTTCGGCATAAATTCAACTTTTCTTCAAACTCGGGCGCGCAAAGGTAGCGAAATGACCGGCTTTGTCAACGGCTTGTTGCGCGTCTACTCGGTCGAGCAAGCAACTGTTCGGTTCGCTCCCAGACGGCGGATTTCACGGACTCCAGCGGTCCCGTCGAGTCAATCGTGCATATGCGCTCCGGCTCGGCGGCCGCAATAGCATTAAACCCTTTCTCGACTCGCTCAAAAAACTCGCGGTCGGCTTCTTCCATGCGGTCCCGTAACGGTTCACTGAATGGCAGCTTGGCGCATTCCTCCGGCTTTTGGGTGATGAGCGAAATATCCAGCAGCATTGCCTGCTGACGGGCGAGACGCCGCTCCTCGCTGATTCCCACAGGCACCGAAAGGAAGAGCGTCAAGTCGGGGTGCGTGTCGCCGACCGCAAACCCGACGACTGCGCGTACCATTCCCGGGTCCAGCCGCCGGCCGTAACCCTGATACGCGATGGTTGAATCATAAAACCGGTCGCATAACACGATCTCGCCCGCAGCCAACGCGGGACGAATCACCTCGCGAACGAGCTGGGCGCGGCTGGCGTTCATGAGCAGCAATTCTGCCTCCGGAGTCATTGCGTGATTCCGTTGACTGTGCTTGAGCGTGTGCCGGATTTCCTCGCCGATCGGCGTGCCGCCTGGTTCGCGCAAAACGCGGACAATCCTGCCCTCGGCCCGAAGCCGCTCAGCGAGCAGCCGAACATGCGTGGACTTGCCGCTCCCTTCGGTGCCTTCAAAAGTGAT
The DNA window shown above is from Candidatus Angelobacter sp. and carries:
- the murA gene encoding UDP-N-acetylglucosamine 1-carboxyvinyltransferase, whose product is MDSLSIKGGVPLHGEVTISGAKNAALPIMAATLLTAEPCVIRRVPDLSDVTFMGQILTSLGAKVKLSGDTLTVHAAKIKGVGDYDLIRKMRGSICILGPLIGRLRRASVSLPGGCVIGPRPIDLHLKGLSQLGARITIEGGYVRARAPRLAGGDVFLGGRAGPTVLGTANVMMAAVLADGVTIIESAACEPEVVDLACFLNAMGARIVGAGSPTVTITGVKELHGAEHDVIPDRIEAATFAIAAAATNGEVSLLGARPDHMHAVLDKLREAGVKVERCGPALKVKRGGRLKPVDITTLPYAGFPTDAQAQMMVLMALTPGIGIITERIFESRFMHVSELARLGADIGIEGPSAIVKGGRPMSGAPVMASDLRASAALVIAGLVARGTTLVKRIYHLDRGYERIDQKLKQLGARIERVEET
- a CDS encoding LysM peptidoglycan-binding domain-containing protein; the encoded protein is MKRILPLLLGAACLSATCLAQDNAARAAAEREAAEERYKLLNSAVDALTTGQADLQRRISALADEVRAVRAQDNKVDTSKFVTREEYGRLTKAIEEIEQKREADKKLIREEFEQLKKDITKILNSPAPTATSKRSKNLSGTEKTGDKSAEKSSDKPDKTSEAPPPTQEGVWYVIQPGNTLNAIANAHNEEFKKNGKKTSIKLIQDANPGLKPTTLKVGQKIWIPVVSE
- the prmC gene encoding peptide chain release factor N(5)-glutamine methyltransferase codes for the protein MKVLEVIQRSSEFLAKKGVESPRLQTELLLSHVLRVPRLNLYLDFERKLSEADLESVRELVRRRGTREPLQHILGSASFCGLEIKVGRDVLVPRPETELLAERAWDFLSAWPSVHPIALDFGTGSGCVAVVLAAKCPAAQVHAVDVSAEALRVAQDNAVMNGVADKIRFHLGDAFAALPTGVLFALIVANPPYIPVAEIDTLAPEVRDYDPRLALDGGPDGLDFYRRLAREAAKYLEPAGRIMLEFGDGQADRIREIFADHNWVVERIEADYSGRPRILVASVKRV
- the tmk gene encoding dTMP kinase; protein product: MKGVFITFEGTEGSGKSTHVRLLAERLRAEGRIVRVLREPGGTPIGEEIRHTLKHSQRNHAMTPEAELLLMNASRAQLVREVIRPALAAGEIVLCDRFYDSTIAYQGYGRRLDPGMVRAVVGFAVGDTHPDLTLFLSVPVGISEERRLARQQAMLLDISLITQKPEECAKLPFSEPLRDRMEEADREFFERVEKGFNAIAAAEPERICTIDSTGPLESVKSAVWERTEQLLARPSRRATSR
- the rpsT gene encoding 30S ribosomal protein S20; protein product: MPNTKSAIRRMHSNARRHLHNQSVHSRLKTLEKNYLSLVTAGKRDEASPALRAVSSALDKAAKSGAVHSNNASRKKSRLSARLAAMK